The Rhodococcus rhodochrous DNA window GCGCGGCGCTCATGTCGCCGCAGACCATGGCCGTGGTGACGCGGATCTTCCCGCGTGAGCGGCGCGGGACCGCGATGGGCCTGTGGGGCGCCGTGGCCGGGGTCGCGACACTCGTCGGGCCGCTCGCCGGCGGTGTCCTGGTCGACGGACTGGGCTGGGAGTGGATCTTCTTCGTGAACGTGCCCGTCGGGATCGTCGGGTTCGCGCTCGCCGTGCGGTACGTGCCGGTGCTGCCCACGAGCCCGCACCGGTTCGACGTGCTCGGCATGCTGCTCAGCGGTGCCGGCCTGTTCTGTCTCGTGTTCGGGATCCAGGAGGGCAACTCGTTCGAGTGGACCGCCCGCGTGTGGGCGCTGATCGGACTGGGCATCGTGTTGCTCGTCGTGTTCGTCGCCCAGCAGTCGCGCAACCGCGGTGAACCGCTCGTACCGTTGTCGCTGTTCCGGGACCGCAACTTCGGGCTGGCGAACATCGGCATCGCGACGATGGGATTCGCCATCACCGGCGTCATGCTGCCGATCATGTTCTACGCCCAGTCGGTGCGCGGTCTGAGCCCGACCGGCGCCGCGATGCTCATGGTGCCGATGGCGGTGTTCAGCGGTGTGCTCGCGCCGCTCGTGGGCAGGCTCGTCGACCGGGTCCATCCGCGGCTGATCGCCGGCACCGGCTTCTCGCTGCTCACGATCGGGCTGGGTTGGCTCGCGCTGGTGATGACTCCCGACGCGGAGATCTGGCAGTTGTTGCTGCCGATCGCCCTGATCGGAGTAGCGAACGCGGGCATCTGGTCGCCGCTCTCCGCCACCGCGACGAACGGTCTCGCACCGAGCCGGGCCGGGGCGGGTTCCGGTGTGTACAACACGACGCGTCAGGTGGGCGCGGTGATGGGCAGTGCCGCTCTCGGCGCGATCATGGCGGCGCGGTTGAGTGCCAACGGTGTCGGCGGGGGAGGAGGAGGTGTGGCGGAGATGGAGACGTCCGGCGCGGTCCTGCCGGAGCCCCTGCGCGAACCGTTCGCCGCGGCGATGGCCGAATCGTTGTGGCTGCCCGCAGGCATCCTGCTCATCGGGCTCGTGGCCGTACTCGCCTTCGACCGTCCCGCAAGCCAGAAGGAGCAGCGCGCCGCCGAAGAGCGTTCGGCGGCAGCGAGCGCCTGACGGACGTTCCGACGACCACCCTGTGGCACCTTTCCGGTTGTCCGTGACCCGCCGTTTCCTCACATGGCTGTGATCCGCGCCATATAGTGCAGGCACGCACGCCGGGCGGGAGGTGGCATGTCGGTGGCCGTAGTGGAAATTCCTGCAGGGA harbors:
- a CDS encoding DHA2 family efflux MFS transporter permease subunit, whose amino-acid sequence is MSDGARWAALGALCLGFFMILVDSTIVAVANPAIMRTFGADIAAVVWVTSAYLLAYAVPLLVTGRLGDRFGQRRVYLCGLVLFTIASLWCGFSSTIEMLIVARVFQGFGAALMSPQTMAVVTRIFPRERRGTAMGLWGAVAGVATLVGPLAGGVLVDGLGWEWIFFVNVPVGIVGFALAVRYVPVLPTSPHRFDVLGMLLSGAGLFCLVFGIQEGNSFEWTARVWALIGLGIVLLVVFVAQQSRNRGEPLVPLSLFRDRNFGLANIGIATMGFAITGVMLPIMFYAQSVRGLSPTGAAMLMVPMAVFSGVLAPLVGRLVDRVHPRLIAGTGFSLLTIGLGWLALVMTPDAEIWQLLLPIALIGVANAGIWSPLSATATNGLAPSRAGAGSGVYNTTRQVGAVMGSAALGAIMAARLSANGVGGGGGGVAEMETSGAVLPEPLREPFAAAMAESLWLPAGILLIGLVAVLAFDRPASQKEQRAAEERSAAASA